The following proteins are co-located in the Moraxella nasovis genome:
- the ruvB gene encoding Holliday junction branch migration DNA helicase RuvB: MTSFNRLIDPNPKKDDLLDRAIRPATLADYIGQPKVREQMEVFITAARRREEALDHVLIFGPPGLGKTTLANIIAREMGGNLRSTSGPVLERAGDLAAMLTNLEEGDVLFIDEIHRLSPVIEEILYPAMEDYQLDIMIGEGPAARSIKLDLPPFTLVAATTRAGLLTSPLRDRFGITQRLEFYDVNDLRTIVQRSARLMGIQMDDGGALEVARRSRGTPRIANRLLRRVRDYAEVKGDGLVNAVMAGNALDMLSVDKQGLDHLDRRYLQMLKERFNGRPAGVEAIAAAMAEDRGTLEDVIEPYLIQQGYIQRTPKGRILLDKVYQDCVFDA, from the coding sequence ATGACCTCTTTTAACCGCTTAATCGACCCAAATCCCAAAAAAGATGATCTACTTGATCGTGCCATCCGTCCTGCGACACTAGCTGACTATATTGGACAGCCAAAAGTTCGTGAGCAGATGGAAGTGTTTATTACTGCTGCCAGACGCCGAGAAGAAGCTTTAGATCATGTGCTGATTTTTGGACCGCCGGGACTTGGTAAAACCACACTTGCTAACATCATAGCACGTGAGATGGGTGGTAATTTACGCTCCACATCAGGGCCTGTACTAGAAAGAGCAGGTGATTTGGCAGCGATGCTTACCAACTTAGAAGAAGGCGATGTGCTATTTATTGACGAAATTCATAGACTAAGCCCTGTTATCGAAGAAATCTTATACCCTGCGATGGAAGATTATCAGCTAGATATCATGATTGGCGAAGGCCCAGCTGCTCGCTCCATTAAGCTTGATTTACCCCCGTTTACACTTGTGGCAGCAACCACTCGGGCAGGCCTACTCACCTCGCCACTAAGAGATAGGTTTGGGATTACTCAGCGGCTTGAGTTTTATGATGTAAACGATCTTAGAACAATCGTACAACGTTCAGCAAGACTAATGGGCATACAGATGGACGATGGCGGTGCGTTAGAAGTTGCTCGTCGCAGTCGTGGTACGCCACGAATCGCTAACAGACTGCTGCGTCGCGTGCGTGATTATGCTGAAGTAAAAGGCGATGGCTTAGTAAATGCGGTCATGGCTGGCAATGCCTTAGATATGTTATCGGTGGATAAGCAGGGGCTTGATCACCTAGATAGGCGTTATCTGCAGATGCTTAAGGAAAGGTTTAATGGTAGACCTGCTGGGGTTGAGGCGATCGCTGCTGCTATGGCAGAAGATCGTGGCACGCTTGAAGATGTGATCGAGCCTTATCTGATTCAGCAAGGCTATATTCAAAGAACGCCAAAAGGACGTATTTTACTTGATAAGGTGTACCAAGATTGTGTTTTTGACGCTTAA
- a CDS encoding pteridine reductase: MKAQNTKTALITGGSRRIGKAITMAFHSFGFNVIIHCNKSLNDAASLASSLNAIRPSSAKVIQADLAVVDDMVQLHTFYTEVINAFGGLDILVHNASSFYPSNVKTDLLNATHFDTLHRHWHDLFLTNAKAPLILSQLFYPQLVKNCGSIISILDIHAQGKPFIKHPIYTMAKAAQLAMVQSLALEFAPNVRINGVSPGVNILPEDSPQFDDDFALHMQHSIPLAKIGTPSDIAKAVLFLATTDYITGQVLPVDGGRSLTLPY; this comes from the coding sequence ATGAAAGCTCAAAACACAAAAACCGCCCTAATCACTGGGGGTAGTAGGCGTATCGGTAAAGCCATCACTATGGCATTTCATAGCTTTGGCTTTAATGTAATTATTCACTGCAATAAAAGTCTAAATGATGCTGCATCGCTTGCAAGCTCGCTCAATGCTATCCGACCAAGCTCTGCTAAGGTGATACAAGCAGACTTGGCAGTCGTTGATGATATGGTTCAGCTCCATACATTTTATACCGAAGTTATAAATGCCTTTGGTGGGCTTGATATACTGGTGCATAATGCATCAAGCTTTTATCCTAGTAACGTTAAGACAGACCTACTCAATGCCACTCATTTTGACACCCTACATCGCCATTGGCATGATTTATTTTTAACCAATGCCAAAGCACCGCTTATCTTAAGTCAGCTGTTTTATCCGCAGCTTGTCAAAAACTGTGGTAGCATTATCAGCATTTTAGATATTCACGCACAGGGCAAGCCTTTTATTAAGCACCCCATCTACACTATGGCAAAAGCCGCTCAGCTTGCGATGGTACAATCTCTTGCTTTGGAATTTGCCCCAAATGTACGCATTAATGGCGTATCGCCTGGCGTGAACATTCTGCCAGAAGATAGCCCACAATTTGACGATGATTTTGCATTACATATGCAGCACTCCATCCCACTTGCAAAAATTGGCACGCCAAGCGATATCGCAAAAGCTGTACTCTTTTTGGCAACAACTGACTACATCACAGGGCAAGTGTTACCAGTAGATGGTGGACGAAGTCTTACGCTGCCTTATTAA
- a CDS encoding NADP-dependent malic enzyme, translated as MTATAQERVDDTAFNSDADQQKKQFEQNALHYHEHPRPGKISVTPTKQMANQRDLALAYSPGVAVPCLEIEKDPSAAAKYTARANLVGVITNGTAVLGLGNIGALASKPVMEGKGVLFKKFAGVDVFDIEINENDPDKFIETVASLEPTFGGINLEDIKAPECFKIERELRERMNIPVFHDDQHGTAIISAAALLNALQLNGKNISDITLVCSGAGAAAISCLDLVVALGVNKNNIYVLDSKGVITTKRDKLDESKLRYARDTDKTTLAEVMENADVFLGLSGPGVVSQEMVKSMAKDPIIFALANPTPEIMPELAHAVRSDVIMATGRSDYPNQVNNALCFPYIFRGALDVGATTVNEEMKLACVHAIAAMAHSDSSTNEHVTTLDQAKRFGRDYLIPGPLEPNLILEIAPAVAKAAMDSGVATLPIENFDIYRQKLSEFVYNSALAMKPVFNKAKSDPKRIVYSEGEDINVLRAVQVVVDEEIAKPILIGRPDVINQQIKSLGLRLIDGKNITIIDPMNNPRNDVYYDHYYKKVQRDGISLELARRDVRRKTTLHGSLMVELGDADGLICGTFGFYHLHLNYLRRVIGKRDGISQFYAMSAVLMQNRNIFIADTYINEDPTAEELAEMTILAAESVRCFGITPKVALLSHSNFGTSDKDSATKMRKVHDLLTQMDVDFEFDGEMHGDVALDANLRNQDYSFSTLKGSANLLIMPTLDSANIAFNLLKSATGSAAIGPILLGADRPVHILTPTATARRIVNMTAIAVSDAQQVAK; from the coding sequence ATGACAGCAACAGCCCAAGAAAGAGTTGATGACACCGCTTTTAACAGCGACGCCGACCAACAAAAAAAGCAGTTTGAACAAAATGCCCTACACTATCACGAACATCCCCGCCCTGGTAAAATCTCAGTCACCCCAACCAAACAAATGGCAAACCAACGTGACTTGGCTCTTGCCTACTCTCCCGGTGTTGCAGTACCTTGCCTTGAGATTGAAAAAGATCCATCTGCTGCTGCTAAGTACACTGCTCGTGCCAACCTAGTGGGTGTCATCACCAATGGTACAGCCGTGCTTGGCTTAGGTAACATCGGTGCTTTAGCATCTAAGCCTGTTATGGAAGGTAAAGGTGTGCTATTTAAAAAGTTCGCTGGTGTAGATGTATTTGATATTGAGATTAACGAAAACGACCCTGATAAATTCATCGAAACTGTTGCAAGTCTTGAGCCAACGTTTGGTGGCATTAACCTAGAAGACATTAAAGCCCCCGAATGCTTTAAAATCGAGCGTGAACTGCGTGAACGCATGAACATTCCTGTGTTCCATGACGATCAGCATGGTACAGCCATTATTTCAGCTGCCGCTCTTTTAAATGCCTTACAACTAAACGGTAAAAACATCAGCGATATTACGCTTGTCTGCTCAGGAGCGGGGGCTGCAGCGATTAGCTGCCTTGACTTAGTCGTGGCACTTGGTGTAAATAAAAATAACATCTATGTTCTAGATTCTAAAGGCGTCATCACCACCAAGCGTGATAAGCTAGATGAATCTAAACTGCGTTATGCTCGTGATACCGATAAGACGACTTTGGCAGAAGTGATGGAAAATGCCGACGTATTCTTAGGTCTATCAGGGCCGGGCGTGGTTAGCCAAGAAATGGTCAAATCTATGGCAAAAGATCCAATCATCTTTGCACTTGCCAACCCAACGCCTGAAATCATGCCAGAACTTGCTCATGCGGTTCGCTCAGATGTCATTATGGCAACAGGTCGTTCAGACTACCCAAATCAGGTCAATAACGCTCTATGCTTCCCCTATATTTTCCGTGGGGCTTTAGATGTTGGTGCGACAACCGTCAACGAAGAAATGAAACTTGCTTGTGTGCATGCCATCGCTGCCATGGCACATAGCGACTCTTCAACCAACGAACACGTTACAACGCTAGATCAAGCCAAAAGATTTGGACGCGACTACCTTATTCCAGGCCCGCTTGAACCAAACCTAATCTTAGAAATCGCTCCAGCAGTTGCAAAAGCAGCGATGGATAGCGGTGTTGCGACATTGCCGATTGAAAACTTTGATATCTATCGCCAAAAGCTCTCTGAGTTCGTTTATAACTCTGCTTTGGCAATGAAACCTGTATTTAATAAAGCTAAATCAGACCCTAAACGCATCGTTTATTCTGAAGGCGAAGATATTAACGTTCTAAGAGCGGTGCAAGTAGTCGTCGATGAAGAGATTGCCAAACCAATCTTAATCGGTCGCCCTGATGTTATCAATCAACAAATCAAGTCTTTAGGACTGCGTCTTATTGATGGCAAAAACATCACCATCATCGATCCGATGAACAACCCACGCAACGACGTCTATTACGACCACTATTATAAAAAAGTGCAGCGTGATGGCATCAGCCTTGAGCTGGCTCGCCGAGATGTCCGTCGTAAGACCACTTTGCATGGTTCACTCATGGTAGAGCTTGGTGATGCCGATGGTCTCATCTGCGGCACATTTGGTTTTTACCATCTGCACTTAAATTACCTACGCCGTGTTATTGGCAAACGTGATGGCATCAGCCAATTTTATGCGATGAGTGCTGTGCTTATGCAAAACCGCAACATCTTCATTGCAGACACCTACATTAATGAAGATCCGACAGCAGAAGAGTTGGCGGAGATGACCATACTAGCAGCAGAAAGCGTGCGATGTTTTGGTATTACACCAAAAGTTGCCCTACTGTCGCACTCAAATTTTGGTACTTCTGATAAAGATTCAGCCACTAAGATGCGCAAAGTGCATGACTTATTGACACAGATGGATGTCGATTTTGAGTTTGATGGTGAGATGCATGGTGATGTGGCATTAGATGCCAACTTACGCAACCAAGATTACAGCTTTAGCACACTTAAAGGCTCAGCAAACCTACTAATCATGCCGACACTTGATAGTGCCAACATCGCCTTTAATCTGCTAAAATCAGCAACAGGCTCAGCAGCGATAGGCCCTATCTTACTTGGTGCAGATAGACCTGTACACATCTTAACACCGACAGCGACAGCACGCCGTATCGTAAATATGACAGCAATCGCTGTCTCAGACGCCCAACAAGTGGCTAAATAA
- a CDS encoding type I secretion system permease/ATPase, with amino-acid sequence MLEQNHQVSTTILNPEELAFALSILLKEQGFPVDKSRLQTALDRTKGISDPYSSIMTMLQILGVHDIPERLDAPDGAYMPLIAYHKTLGFGRIVQQPQENQWLFAQEHGSRHCKADEFSMVARVILHENQALKQKVSFKTLLTDSVKSHKNVIIEAVIASFIISLLALAVSLFSMQVYDRVIPTRSQYTLIILSSGVALVILFEAFMKFARSKVMDRMVAGMDQGLSRAIFERLLKVRVDSMPNSVGSLAAQLRGYEQVRSFFTASTLFTLVDLPMSILFIILIAVIASPFVALVPIIAAVIGIFLGLMNRKKIDKIAAEGASASYAKTGILVEAVEGVETIKAGAGNWKFLSRWLNVTNQTTTNDLKMRHAQDNLNYSVQMLQQVSYVGIVITGSFIVMSGQMTIGGLIASTILGGRVLAPIMNVPNMLVQYSHAKASQANIEKLFELPQDNAGVSYPLSPSKIYGNYHCSQVGFNYQGNERMALRVPNLTIRAGERVAILGAIGSGKSTLLKLLSGLYAPSSGHILLDGLDMTHLSRESLSDQVGYLQQDHRLFQGTLRDNLLIGMPTPSDDVINRVLHRTGLIRLVSNHSSGLDLPISEGGKGLSGGQKQLVAFTRLVLTQPSVWLLDEPTASMDNSQEQQCLQVLAQELQDPSKTLIVSTHKLGLLSLVNRIIIMADGQVVMDGPKQAVLEQLRKNEEEAKKQQAKVVSEQQAKLQAQAKQQPEDGSQSE; translated from the coding sequence ATGCTCGAGCAAAATCATCAGGTTTCTACCACAATACTAAACCCAGAAGAACTTGCATTTGCCTTATCAATCCTGCTAAAAGAGCAGGGTTTTCCAGTGGATAAGAGCCGTTTGCAAACTGCATTAGATCGCACAAAGGGGATTAGTGACCCTTATTCTAGTATCATGACGATGCTTCAGATACTTGGTGTTCACGACATTCCTGAGCGTCTTGATGCACCAGATGGAGCGTACATGCCATTGATTGCTTATCATAAGACTTTGGGTTTTGGTCGTATCGTCCAACAGCCCCAAGAAAATCAATGGTTATTCGCCCAAGAGCATGGCTCACGCCACTGCAAGGCTGACGAATTTAGCATGGTTGCTCGTGTTATACTTCATGAGAACCAAGCCCTAAAACAAAAAGTATCCTTTAAGACATTATTGACCGATAGCGTAAAAAGTCACAAAAACGTCATCATAGAGGCAGTGATTGCATCATTCATCATTAGCTTGCTTGCATTGGCAGTTTCTTTGTTTTCAATGCAAGTCTATGACCGTGTGATTCCGACCCGCAGTCAGTACACGCTGATTATCTTATCAAGTGGTGTGGCATTGGTGATTTTATTTGAAGCTTTTATGAAATTTGCCAGATCTAAAGTAATGGATCGCATGGTTGCAGGTATGGATCAAGGCTTATCACGAGCAATTTTTGAAAGACTGCTTAAGGTGCGTGTTGATAGTATGCCTAATTCGGTAGGTTCTTTGGCAGCACAGCTTCGTGGTTATGAGCAAGTTCGCAGCTTTTTTACAGCAAGTACGCTATTTACCCTTGTTGATCTGCCGATGAGTATTTTATTCATCATCTTGATTGCTGTTATTGCGTCACCATTTGTAGCTTTAGTGCCAATTATTGCTGCAGTCATCGGCATCTTTTTAGGTCTGATGAATCGCAAAAAAATTGATAAGATTGCAGCTGAGGGAGCATCAGCTTCATATGCCAAGACGGGTATTTTGGTTGAGGCGGTTGAAGGTGTAGAAACCATCAAAGCGGGTGCGGGTAACTGGAAATTTTTATCACGCTGGTTGAATGTGACAAACCAAACAACCACGAATGACTTAAAAATGCGTCATGCACAGGATAATTTAAATTATAGTGTGCAAATGCTTCAACAGGTCAGTTATGTGGGTATTGTCATCACAGGTTCATTTATTGTCATGAGTGGACAGATGACGATTGGTGGGCTGATTGCCAGTACCATTCTTGGTGGTCGTGTATTAGCTCCTATTATGAACGTGCCAAATATGTTGGTGCAGTATTCGCATGCTAAGGCATCACAGGCAAACATCGAAAAATTATTTGAATTGCCCCAAGACAATGCCGGTGTCAGCTATCCTTTATCACCATCAAAAATTTATGGAAATTATCACTGCAGTCAGGTTGGGTTTAATTACCAAGGTAATGAAAGAATGGCATTGCGAGTGCCAAATCTCACCATCCGTGCAGGCGAGCGTGTGGCAATTTTAGGTGCGATAGGCTCTGGAAAATCAACCTTATTAAAGCTGTTATCTGGCTTATATGCCCCAAGCAGTGGTCATATTTTGCTTGATGGACTTGACATGACGCATTTAAGTCGTGAAAGTTTGTCTGATCAAGTAGGTTATCTGCAACAAGACCATCGACTATTTCAAGGCACACTGCGTGATAATTTACTAATTGGTATGCCAACACCATCTGATGACGTGATTAATCGTGTATTACACCGCACAGGATTAATCCGATTGGTGTCTAATCACTCAAGCGGTTTAGATTTGCCAATTAGTGAAGGCGGCAAGGGTTTATCTGGTGGGCAAAAACAGCTTGTTGCATTTACACGACTTGTTTTGACTCAGCCGTCAGTCTGGTTACTTGATGAACCGACAGCGTCTATGGATAATTCGCAAGAACAGCAGTGCTTGCAAGTATTGGCTCAAGAACTTCAAGACCCAAGTAAAACTTTGATTGTCTCAACTCATAAGCTTGGTTTGTTATCGCTCGTTAATCGAATCATTATTATGGCAGATGGTCAAGTTGTGATGGATGGTCCAAAGCAAGCCGTTCTTGAGCAACTACGCAAAAATGAAGAAGAGGCTAAAAAACAACAGGCAAAAGTTGTGAGTGAGCAACAAGCAAAATTACAAGCTCAGGCAAAACAGCAGCCAGAAGATGGGTCGCAAAGCGAATAA
- the hemB gene encoding porphobilinogen synthase — protein MTNYTFNRTYPATRLRRMRTTDAIRAMVSETDIKPCHLIAPVFVLDGKGERQSIQSMPNVERLSIDLLINHAKELYQNGVRTLDIFPVIDPKLKSEHGEEAYNPNTLACRAVSAIKDAIPEMTVMTDVALDPYTTHGQDGIINQSGYVINDITIDTLVKQTLAHAKAGADIISPSDMMDGRIGVMRQTLETEGFHNTAIMAYSAKYASAYYGPFRDAVGSSGNLKGHKKQYQMDPANRAEALHEVALDISEGADMVMVKPGQPYLDVVREVKDCFGIPTFAYQVSGEYAMHMAAIQNGWLTETVILESLIGFRRAGCDGILSYFALRAAQLMNE, from the coding sequence ATGACAAACTATACCTTCAATCGCACTTACCCTGCCACACGACTACGCCGTATGCGTACAACAGATGCCATTCGTGCAATGGTCAGTGAAACCGACATTAAACCCTGCCATCTAATCGCACCTGTTTTTGTGTTAGATGGCAAAGGTGAACGTCAATCCATCCAGTCTATGCCAAATGTCGAACGCCTATCTATTGACTTACTAATTAATCACGCCAAAGAACTCTACCAAAACGGCGTGCGCACCCTTGATATTTTTCCTGTCATTGACCCAAAACTAAAAAGCGAACATGGCGAAGAAGCTTATAACCCAAATACGCTCGCCTGCCGTGCTGTGTCTGCCATTAAGGACGCCATACCAGAGATGACTGTCATGACAGATGTCGCCTTAGATCCTTATACCACCCACGGTCAAGATGGTATCATCAACCAGTCAGGCTATGTGATAAATGATATCACCATAGATACCCTTGTAAAGCAGACGCTCGCTCACGCTAAGGCAGGAGCAGACATCATCTCACCAAGCGACATGATGGATGGGCGTATCGGCGTGATGCGTCAAACCCTAGAAACTGAAGGCTTTCATAATACAGCCATCATGGCTTACTCTGCCAAATACGCTTCTGCCTACTACGGCCCATTTCGTGATGCAGTGGGCAGCAGTGGCAACCTAAAAGGTCATAAAAAGCAGTACCAAATGGACCCTGCTAACCGAGCTGAAGCCTTACATGAAGTCGCCCTAGATATTAGCGAAGGGGCGGACATGGTAATGGTAAAACCAGGCCAGCCTTATCTTGATGTGGTTCGTGAAGTAAAAGATTGCTTTGGCATACCGACTTTTGCTTACCAAGTTTCTGGTGAGTATGCCATGCACATGGCAGCCATCCAAAACGGCTGGCTAACCGAGACAGTTATCTTAGAAAGTTTAATCGGATTTCGTCGTGCTGGTTGCGATGGCATCTTAAGTTATTTTGCCCTAAGAGCAGCTCAATTGATGAACGAATAA
- a CDS encoding MCR_0457 family protein, whose translation MKRLITVSVDSLCITGFVCVLLLGAIQSSHAGAIKAVGSSNYAELNASLYEIALLQVFSEMCPSMLNPSERVEFAYAYRQQLSIFITHTSNPKDTLNFLSSQPKYRLTLKKMRDWTQSYPWSVNQRMCQDFTKMTF comes from the coding sequence ATGAAGAGATTAATCACAGTATCTGTCGACTCGCTTTGCATCACTGGCTTTGTTTGTGTTCTACTACTTGGGGCGATTCAGTCAAGTCATGCTGGTGCTATTAAAGCTGTCGGCTCATCAAACTACGCTGAATTAAATGCAAGTCTTTATGAAATCGCCCTTTTACAGGTGTTTTCAGAGATGTGTCCATCTATGCTAAACCCCAGTGAGCGGGTTGAATTTGCCTACGCTTATCGCCAACAGCTGTCTATATTCATCACTCACACAAGCAATCCCAAAGACACACTTAATTTCTTATCAAGCCAACCCAAATACCGCTTAACTCTCAAAAAGATGCGTGACTGGACACAAAGCTACCCTTGGTCAGTCAATCAGCGAATGTGCCAAGATTTTACCAAAATGACCTTTTAG
- a CDS encoding tRNA nucleotidyltransferase — protein sequence MTLKTYLVGGSVRDTLLDLPVKDKDFVVVGATPQDLLDLGFTQIGVDFPVFLHPYSHDEYALARTERKTGQGYQGFSVDTTNVSLKDDLLRRDLTINAMAIQTKGLFDDTPKTTEIIDPYGGQKDLADKTLRHISGAFDEDPLRVLRVARFFARFFGLGFHVHPDTVKLMQQIANRGELSQLSCERIWTETTKALDEVHGFAYFSLLDKLGILPFILPNLATSWANNPAAKSATFTALAAAFHQPIRVKFSLLISVFLNDPNQLAQLNAIASTLKIPNAIKNFAQLFLVHHDDLIDLKHLKADTLLKLIENTKAHKGDDSLFKLMDAVDILHGTNLDKNYLKSAISTYQSVSIHDVDTNLKGKAIGDELTRLRIMALQALSRHTDDSI from the coding sequence ATGACACTAAAGACTTATCTTGTCGGTGGCAGCGTCCGTGATACCTTACTAGACCTACCCGTTAAGGACAAGGATTTCGTCGTGGTGGGAGCGACACCACAAGACTTACTTGACTTAGGCTTTACCCAAATAGGGGTAGATTTTCCTGTGTTTTTACATCCATACAGCCATGATGAATACGCCTTAGCACGAACCGAACGTAAGACAGGTCAAGGCTATCAGGGCTTTAGCGTAGATACGACCAATGTATCTTTAAAAGATGATCTGCTTCGGCGAGATTTGACGATTAACGCCATGGCAATCCAAACTAAGGGGCTGTTTGATGATACTCCAAAAACAACAGAAATTATCGACCCTTATGGTGGACAAAAAGACTTAGCAGATAAAACCCTTCGTCATATATCAGGTGCTTTTGATGAAGATCCACTGCGTGTACTTAGAGTGGCTCGATTTTTTGCTCGGTTTTTTGGCTTAGGGTTTCATGTTCATCCAGATACCGTAAAACTCATGCAGCAGATTGCCAACCGTGGCGAATTATCTCAGCTAAGCTGTGAGCGTATCTGGACAGAGACAACTAAAGCCCTAGATGAAGTGCATGGCTTTGCGTATTTTAGTCTTTTAGATAAGCTCGGTATCTTGCCATTTATTTTACCTAATCTTGCCACATCATGGGCGAACAACCCTGCCGCTAAATCCGCGACTTTCACCGCTTTAGCTGCTGCTTTCCACCAGCCTATCAGGGTTAAATTTAGCCTATTAATCAGCGTATTCTTAAATGACCCTAATCAGTTGGCTCAGCTAAATGCCATCGCAAGCACCCTAAAAATCCCCAATGCGATAAAAAATTTCGCCCAACTGTTTTTGGTTCATCACGATGATTTGATAGACCTAAAGCACTTAAAGGCGGACACATTGCTAAAGCTTATTGAAAACACCAAAGCTCATAAAGGCGATGACAGCCTTTTTAAGCTGATGGACGCTGTTGATATCTTGCACGGCACAAACTTAGATAAAAATTACCTAAAATCAGCCATTAGTACCTACCAAAGTGTCAGCATTCATGATGTAGATACCAATCTAAAGGGTAAGGCAATCGGCGATGAGCTGACACGCCTGCGTATCATGGCACTACAAGCCTTAAGCAGACACACTGACGATAGCATATAA
- a CDS encoding TolC family protein, with protein MKTSQKTQRKLNKLKVALGFAIVSLCNQAVAGVNPIQVNELISYAVQTHPLISAARADQQATTEGVTAAKLGFFPTPSLSTSHNNANGITTSLIVRQPVWTGGKLTADVNRAIYDDKAATAKILEQQNTVAKNAIDIWQGYIYSLALQELYVSNLKQLDEFEAMMKRRVAQGASAKIELELITNRILQDQNALQGAIEQQKIAEARLEQLIGQPIERIESGLSLAKMTQEVKKNAANFGQLAFGDISRTHPIVIRQQYEIEAARQDVKAQKANYYPKLYVQYENNYHHRTRDHSDDVMVGVSYDPGAGFSNLALSRASESRVQSLTQSQEAARRTVMENIQTQYQQFISAKDQELSLTAAVGGAQIVLNSYRRQFIAGRKSWLEVLNAVREQSQYEQQLRQVQAQMIASFYKLQVDFGLMPWQQGYKLDVNRHAEFSPFKELSTIVAKTNEILAVSNSAVPNENDEDDISQDSIMHQHHHLAKNQVKFRSEEASIRQDGTMISMPYNMNDNQPKTNGKSQLQSVDEVQEEVLIDEVQSHPNDIKLSQ; from the coding sequence ATGAAAACATCACAAAAAACACAACGTAAACTCAATAAGCTAAAAGTTGCTTTGGGTTTTGCGATAGTCAGTCTGTGCAATCAGGCAGTGGCAGGCGTAAACCCCATTCAGGTGAACGAGCTAATCTCTTATGCAGTGCAAACACACCCACTCATCAGTGCTGCACGTGCCGACCAGCAAGCAACGACCGAGGGCGTAACAGCAGCAAAATTAGGGTTCTTTCCGACGCCATCTTTAAGCACAAGTCATAACAACGCAAATGGCATAACAACAAGTCTAATTGTGCGTCAGCCAGTATGGACAGGGGGTAAGCTGACTGCTGATGTGAACCGAGCTATTTATGACGATAAAGCAGCAACAGCTAAGATTTTAGAGCAACAAAACACTGTCGCTAAAAATGCTATTGATATTTGGCAAGGCTATATCTATTCATTAGCACTACAAGAACTGTATGTCAGCAATCTTAAGCAGCTTGATGAGTTTGAGGCAATGATGAAGCGACGTGTTGCCCAAGGTGCTTCAGCAAAGATTGAACTTGAGTTGATTACCAACCGTATTTTACAAGACCAAAATGCCTTACAAGGTGCTATTGAGCAACAAAAAATTGCCGAAGCACGACTAGAGCAGCTGATTGGACAGCCGATAGAGCGGATAGAATCTGGTCTTTCTTTGGCTAAAATGACTCAAGAAGTGAAGAAAAATGCAGCCAATTTTGGTCAGTTGGCGTTCGGTGATATTAGCCGAACTCATCCGATTGTTATAAGACAGCAGTACGAAATTGAGGCGGCACGCCAAGATGTGAAAGCTCAAAAGGCAAACTATTATCCCAAATTATACGTCCAGTATGAGAATAATTACCACCACCGCACACGCGACCATTCAGATGATGTGATGGTTGGCGTAAGCTATGATCCAGGAGCGGGGTTTTCTAATTTGGCGTTGTCACGTGCGTCCGAATCTCGTGTCCAAAGCTTAACCCAAAGCCAAGAAGCGGCTAGGCGTACCGTTATGGAAAACATACAAACACAGTATCAGCAGTTCATCAGTGCAAAAGATCAAGAGTTGTCACTTACTGCTGCAGTAGGTGGTGCTCAAATTGTGCTTAATTCATATCGCCGTCAATTCATCGCAGGGCGAAAAAGCTGGCTTGAGGTGCTAAATGCTGTGCGTGAGCAATCGCAATACGAGCAGCAGCTACGACAGGTGCAAGCTCAAATGATTGCAAGTTTTTACAAACTACAAGTAGATTTTGGGCTGATGCCATGGCAACAAGGCTATAAGCTTGATGTGAATCGTCATGCTGAGTTTAGCCCATTTAAAGAGCTAAGTACAATAGTTGCTAAGACCAACGAGATTTTAGCAGTGTCTAATTCAGCAGTGCCTAATGAGAATGATGAAGATGACATTAGTCAAGACAGTATCATGCATCAACATCATCATTTAGCAAAAAACCAAGTTAAGTTTCGTTCAGAAGAAGCAAGCATTCGCCAAGATGGTACGATGATTAGTATGCCTTATAATATGAATGATAATCAACCTAAGACTAATGGCAAAAGCCAATTACAATCTGTTGATGAAGTGCAAGAAGAAGTGCTAATTGATGAGGTGCAAAGCCACCCTAATGATATCAAACTTAGCCAGTAA